In Plasmodium coatneyi strain Hackeri chromosome 5, complete sequence, a genomic segment contains:
- a CDS encoding KIR protein: MVKHAAAELTVIILFREENLNKLLSKKTYSKFDEGGSHGSTACSWLKGKDTEVKSILKNNGKAEDYAKQILGAHCYASSQVTNDIQSSSGLCLYFYFWLWDLLANQLQVKTSLGIMKQIYGELSEVSIEGKKCAIIYENSISKDIFPQVKTHFDYSKDYDTIMKHLGNGVSGDTKTCDKAYRDHLEAIKKACSAIEEDCKKDGGPQKSGRYCGPLQAAAGPGGKGGFAGHYCKDDILQKLQCTQVTEPQTTLQATDVQVNHVSSMGGGEGGSAAVGPIVYSVFGIGALPLTTFFLYKYDLLPSAIKNTLFGGGGSTRKKRSSIKHVFDTSTTEYSYNGSSGTDTATEYSIPYTTTATVHSTTRRRRKRR, encoded by the exons gaggaaaatttaaataaattactctcaaaaaaaacatatagtAAATTTGATGAAGGGGGAAGTCATGGTAGCACAGCCTGTTCTTGGTTGAAAGGGAAGGATACTGAAGTAAAGAGTATATTGAAAAACAATGGGAAAGCTGAAGATTATGCAAAGCAAATTCTAGGCGCACATTGCTATGCATCCTCACAGGTTACAAATGACATTCAATCCTCTAGTGGCCTCtgtctatatttttatttttggttatgGGATCTATTAGCTAACCAATTACAAGTTAAAACATCTTTGGGAATTATGAAACAGATTTACGGGGAATTGAGTGAAGTTTCTAttgaagggaagaagtgtGCAATTATATACGAGAACTCTATTAGCAAAgatattttcccccaagTAAAAACACATTTTGATTACTCCAAGGACTATGATACTATAATGAAGCACTTAGGGAATGGTGTTAGTGGTGATACAAAGACTTGTGATAAAGCATATCGTGATCACTTAGAGGCCATTAAAAAAGCTTGTTCTGCTATAGAAGAAGATTGCAAAAAAGACGGGGGACCACAGAAGAGTGGTAGGTATTGTGGCCCGCTTCAAGCAGCGGCGGGACCGGGAGGTAAAGGGGGCTTTGCTGGACATTACTGTAAGGATGATATTCTGCAGAAATTACAGTGTACACAAGTAACTGAACCACAAACTACATTACAAGCTACGGATGTTCAAGTAAACCACGTTTCTTCTATGGGAGGAGGGGAGGGTGGGTCTGCAGCCGTAGGCCCTATCGTATATTCTGTTTTTGGAATAGGGGCATTACCACtaaccacattttttttatataaa TATGATCTTTTGCCTTCTGCAATAAAGAACACcctctttggaggaggaggaagcaccagaaaaaaaagatcctCCATTAAACACGTGTTTGACACTTCAACAACGGAATATTCGTATAATGGTTCATCAGGAACCGACACtgcaacagaatattccattcCATACACCACTACTGCTACTGTCCATTCCACCAccaggagaagaagaaaaagaagataa